In Cedecea neteri, a single genomic region encodes these proteins:
- the nuoM gene encoding NADH-quinone oxidoreductase subunit M, protein MLLPWLILIPFIGGFFCWQTERFGVKVPRWIALITMGLTLALSLQLWLQGGYSLTQSAGLPQWQSEFVLPWIPRFGIEIHLALDGLSLLMVVLTGLLGVLAVLCSWNEIEKYQGFFHLNLMWILGGVIGVFLAIDMFLFFFFWEMMLVPMYFLIALWGHKASDGKTRITAATKFFIYTQASGLVMLIAILGLVFVHYNATGVWTFNYELLLKTPMSHGVQWLLMLGFFIAFAVKMPVVPLHGWLPDAHSQAPTAGSVDLAGILLKTAAYGLLRFSLPLFPEASAEFAPIAMWLGVIGIFYGAWMAFAQTDIKRLIAYTSVSHMGFVLIAIYTGNQLAYQGAVIQMIAHGLSAAGMFIICGQLYERLHTRDMRMMGGLWNKIKWLPGLSMFFAVATLGMPGTGNFVGEFMILFGSFHVVPVITVISTFGLVFASVYSLAMLHRAYFGKAKSEISDKQLPGMSMREFFIILLLVVLLVLLGFFPQPILDTSHSAMSNIQQWFTSSLSTTRP, encoded by the coding sequence ATGCTATTACCCTGGCTAATACTAATCCCCTTTATCGGCGGCTTCTTCTGCTGGCAGACCGAACGCTTCGGCGTGAAAGTGCCTCGCTGGATTGCGCTGATCACCATGGGGCTGACACTGGCACTGTCTCTGCAATTGTGGTTGCAGGGTGGCTATTCTCTGACGCAGTCGGCAGGTTTGCCGCAGTGGCAGTCAGAATTCGTTCTGCCGTGGATCCCACGTTTTGGCATTGAAATTCACCTTGCGCTCGACGGTCTGTCGCTGCTGATGGTGGTGCTGACCGGCCTGCTCGGCGTGCTGGCGGTACTCTGTTCCTGGAATGAAATCGAAAAATATCAGGGCTTCTTCCACCTCAACCTGATGTGGATCCTCGGTGGCGTTATCGGCGTGTTCCTTGCCATCGACATGTTCCTGTTCTTCTTCTTCTGGGAAATGATGCTGGTGCCGATGTACTTCCTGATTGCGCTGTGGGGCCACAAAGCCTCCGACGGGAAGACGCGTATTACCGCTGCAACCAAGTTCTTCATCTATACCCAGGCGAGCGGTCTGGTAATGTTGATTGCTATCCTGGGTCTGGTGTTTGTGCATTACAACGCGACCGGCGTATGGACCTTCAACTATGAGCTGCTGCTGAAAACGCCGATGTCCCACGGCGTACAGTGGCTGCTGATGCTGGGCTTCTTTATCGCCTTCGCGGTAAAAATGCCGGTGGTTCCTCTTCACGGCTGGCTGCCGGATGCGCACTCCCAGGCACCAACGGCGGGTTCCGTTGACCTGGCGGGTATTTTGCTGAAAACCGCGGCCTACGGCCTGCTGCGTTTCTCTCTGCCGCTGTTCCCTGAAGCGTCCGCTGAGTTTGCACCAATCGCCATGTGGCTGGGTGTCATCGGTATCTTCTACGGCGCGTGGATGGCCTTTGCCCAGACCGACATCAAACGCCTGATTGCTTATACCTCCGTTTCCCACATGGGCTTCGTGCTGATTGCCATCTACACCGGCAACCAACTGGCTTACCAGGGCGCGGTGATTCAGATGATTGCTCACGGTCTGTCTGCAGCCGGTATGTTCATCATCTGCGGTCAGCTTTACGAGCGTCTGCACACGCGTGACATGCGCATGATGGGCGGCCTGTGGAACAAAATTAAATGGCTGCCGGGCCTGTCGATGTTCTTCGCTGTTGCCACGCTGGGTATGCCGGGGACCGGTAACTTCGTCGGTGAATTCATGATCCTGTTCGGCAGCTTCCACGTTGTGCCGGTCATTACCGTGATTTCAACCTTCGGTCTGGTCTTCGCTTCTGTTTACTCTCTGGCGATGCTGCACCGTGCTTACTTCGGGAAAGCTAAGAGCGAAATCAGCGATAAACAACTGCCTGGCATGTCCATGCGTGAGTTCTTTATCATTCTGTTGCTGGTGGTGCTGTTAGTTCTGCTGGGCTTCTTCCCGCAGCCGATTCTGGATACCTCGCATTCTGCGATGAGCAATATTCAGCAGTGGTTTACCAGTTCACTTTCTACTACAAGGCCGTAA
- the nuoK gene encoding NADH-quinone oxidoreductase subunit NuoK produces the protein MIPLQHGLILAAILFVLGLTGLVIRRNLLFMLISLEVMINAAALAFVVAGSYWGQADGQVMYILAISLAAAEASIGLALLLQLHRRRQNLNIDSVSEMRG, from the coding sequence ATGATCCCGCTGCAACATGGACTGATCCTCGCCGCCATTCTGTTCGTGCTGGGACTGACCGGGCTGGTCATCCGTCGCAACCTGCTGTTCATGCTGATCAGCCTGGAAGTGATGATTAACGCCGCCGCGCTGGCCTTCGTGGTTGCCGGCAGCTACTGGGGCCAGGCTGACGGTCAGGTGATGTATATACTCGCGATTAGCTTAGCTGCTGCCGAAGCCAGTATTGGCCTCGCGCTGTTACTGCAGCTCCATCGTCGTCGCCAGAATCTGAATATCGATTCAGTAAGTGAGATGCGTGGATGA
- the nuoI gene encoding NADH-quinone oxidoreductase subunit NuoI codes for MTLKELVVGFGTQVRSIWMIGMHAFAKRETRMYPEEPVYLPPRYRGRIVLTRDPDGEERCVACNLCAVACPVGCISLQKAEMKDGRWYPEFFRINFSRCIFCGLCEEACPTTAIQLTPDFELGEYKRQDLVYEKEDLLISGPGKYPEYNFYRMAGMAIDGKDKGEAENEAKPIDVKGLLP; via the coding sequence ATGACATTGAAAGAGTTAGTGGTTGGTTTCGGCACCCAGGTACGCAGTATCTGGATGATCGGCATGCACGCTTTCGCCAAACGCGAAACCCGCATGTATCCGGAAGAACCAGTGTATCTGCCGCCGCGCTACCGTGGCCGTATCGTGTTGACGCGCGACCCGGACGGTGAAGAGCGCTGCGTTGCCTGTAACCTGTGTGCGGTAGCCTGCCCGGTAGGCTGTATTTCCCTGCAGAAAGCCGAGATGAAAGACGGTCGTTGGTATCCGGAGTTTTTCCGCATCAACTTCTCACGCTGCATCTTCTGTGGCCTGTGCGAAGAAGCCTGTCCAACCACCGCGATTCAGCTTACCCCGGACTTCGAGCTGGGTGAGTATAAGCGCCAGGATCTGGTGTATGAGAAAGAGGATCTGCTGATCTCCGGTCCGGGCAAATACCCGGAATATAACTTCTACCGGATGGCAGGTATGGCAATCGACGGCAAAGATAAGGGCGAAGCGGAAAACGAAGCCAAGCCTATCGACGTCAAAGGCCTGTTACCTTAA
- the nuoJ gene encoding NADH-quinone oxidoreductase subunit J, with amino-acid sequence MEFAFYICAIVAVLTTLRTITHTNPVHALLYLIISLLAISGVFFSLGAYFAGALEIIVYAGAIMVLFVFVVMMLNLGNAVQQQEREWLKPQLWIGPGVLSAVLLVVLIYAIRTVNDQGIDGTSIDAKQVGIALFGPYVLAVELASMLLLAGLVVAFHLGREDRAGEVLSNRPADMAVRRKTEENV; translated from the coding sequence ATGGAATTCGCTTTTTATATCTGCGCCATTGTGGCCGTCCTGACGACCCTTCGGACGATTACTCACACCAATCCGGTGCATGCGCTGCTGTACCTGATCATCTCGCTGCTGGCGATCTCCGGGGTGTTTTTCTCCCTCGGGGCTTACTTTGCCGGTGCTCTGGAGATCATCGTGTACGCCGGGGCAATCATGGTGCTGTTCGTCTTCGTGGTGATGATGCTTAACCTCGGTAACGCGGTTCAGCAGCAGGAACGCGAGTGGCTGAAGCCGCAATTGTGGATCGGGCCTGGCGTCTTGTCTGCGGTGCTGCTGGTGGTACTGATTTACGCAATCCGCACCGTTAACGACCAGGGTATTGATGGCACGTCCATCGATGCGAAGCAGGTCGGTATCGCGCTGTTCGGGCCTTACGTACTGGCGGTGGAGCTGGCCTCCATGCTGCTGCTGGCAGGCCTGGTCGTTGCGTTCCACTTGGGTCGTGAAGACCGTGCCGGTGAGGTGCTGAGCAATCGCCCTGCTGACATGGCCGTGAGAAGAAAAACGGAGGAGAACGTATGA
- the nuoN gene encoding NADH-quinone oxidoreductase subunit NuoN: MTITPQHLIALLPLLIVGLTVVVVMLSIAWRRDHFLNATLSVIGLNAALISLWFVGQAGAMDVTPLMRVDGYAMLYTGLVLLASLATCTFAYPWLQGYTDNREEFYLLVLIAALGGILLANANHLAALFLGIELISLPLFGLVGYAFRQKRSLEASIKYTILSAAASSFLLFGMALVYADSGSLSFVSLGKSLADNMLHEPLLLAGLGLMIVGLGFKLSLVPFHLWTPDVYQGAPAPVSTFLATASKIAIFGVVMRLFLYAPVGNSEAVRVVLGIIAFASILFGNLMALNQSNIKRLLGYSSIAHLGYLLVALIALQTGNMSMEAVGVYLAAYLFSSLGAFGVVSLMSSPYRGPDADSLFSYRGLFWHKPVLSAVMTVMMLSLAGIPMTLGFIGKFYIIAVGVQAHLWWLTGAVVLGSAIGLYYYLRVTVSLYLSAPQQLNRDTPSNWALTAGGVVVLISSLLVLLLGIYPQPLISLVQLAQPLM, translated from the coding sequence ATGACAATAACTCCTCAACATTTGATCGCGCTGCTACCGCTGTTGATCGTCGGATTGACGGTGGTGGTTGTGATGCTCTCCATTGCGTGGCGACGCGACCATTTTCTGAATGCTACGCTGTCGGTTATCGGCCTTAACGCCGCGCTGATTTCACTGTGGTTTGTCGGTCAGGCAGGGGCGATGGATGTCACCCCGCTGATGCGCGTTGACGGCTACGCCATGCTTTACACCGGGCTGGTGCTGCTGGCGAGCCTGGCAACCTGTACCTTTGCTTATCCGTGGCTGCAGGGCTACACCGACAACCGCGAAGAGTTCTATCTGCTGGTCCTGATTGCTGCCCTCGGCGGTATTTTGCTGGCTAATGCGAACCACCTCGCGGCGCTGTTCCTCGGCATTGAGCTGATCTCTCTGCCGCTGTTCGGCCTGGTCGGCTACGCCTTCCGCCAGAAGCGTTCTCTGGAAGCGAGCATCAAGTACACCATTCTGTCAGCGGCGGCTTCGTCCTTCCTGCTGTTCGGTATGGCGCTGGTATACGCTGATTCCGGTAGCCTGTCGTTTGTTAGCCTCGGTAAGAGCCTGGCGGATAACATGCTGCACGAACCTCTGCTGCTGGCGGGCCTGGGGCTGATGATCGTCGGTCTTGGCTTCAAGCTCTCTCTGGTGCCGTTCCACCTGTGGACCCCAGACGTATACCAGGGCGCACCTGCTCCGGTTTCCACCTTCCTGGCAACCGCCAGCAAAATCGCCATCTTTGGCGTGGTGATGCGTCTGTTCCTTTACGCCCCAGTGGGTAACAGTGAAGCAGTACGCGTCGTGCTGGGTATTATCGCCTTCGCGTCAATCCTGTTCGGTAACCTGATGGCGCTGAACCAGTCCAACATCAAGCGTCTGCTGGGCTACTCTTCCATCGCACACCTCGGCTACCTGCTGGTGGCGCTGATTGCGCTGCAAACCGGTAACATGTCGATGGAAGCGGTAGGGGTTTATCTGGCCGCTTACCTGTTCAGCAGCCTGGGGGCGTTCGGCGTGGTTAGCCTGATGTCCAGCCCGTACCGTGGCCCGGATGCCGACTCACTGTTCTCCTATCGTGGTCTGTTCTGGCATAAGCCGGTGCTTTCTGCGGTGATGACCGTGATGATGCTTTCCCTGGCGGGTATCCCAATGACCCTGGGCTTCATCGGTAAGTTCTACATCATTGCCGTGGGCGTTCAGGCTCACCTGTGGTGGCTGACCGGCGCCGTGGTTCTGGGCAGCGCCATCGGCCTGTACTACTACCTGCGCGTGACCGTGAGCCTGTACCTGAGCGCTCCTCAGCAGCTTAACCGCGACACCCCATCTAACTGGGCGCTGACCGCGGGTGGTGTTGTGGTGCTGATCTCTTCCCTGCTGGTGCTGTTGCTCGGTATTTATCCGCAGCCGCTTATCAGCCTGGTGCAGCTGGCGCAGCCGCTGATGTAA
- the nuoL gene encoding NADH-quinone oxidoreductase subunit L, with amino-acid sequence MNLLWLTIVLPLIGFLLLAFSRGRWSENLSATIGMGSVGLAAVVTAIAGVDFFNNGQQAFTQPLWTWMAVGDFNIGFNLVLDGLSLTMLSVVTGVGFLIHMFASWYMRGEEGYSRFFAYTNLFIASMVVLVLADNLLLMYLGWEGVGLCSYLLIGFYYTDPKNNAAAMKAFVVTRVGDVFLAFGLFILYNELGTLNFREMVELAPQHFAAGNQMLTWATLMLLGGAVGKSAQLPLQTWLADAMAGPTPVSALIHAATMVTAGVYLIARTHGLFLMTPEILHLVGIVGAITLVLAGFAALVQTDIKRVLAYSTMSQIGYMFLALGVQAWDAAIFHLMTHAFFKALLFLSSGSVILACHHEQNIFKMGGLRKSIPLVYVCFLVGGAALSALPLITAGFFSKDEILAGAMANGHINLMVAGLVGAFMTSLYTFRMIFITFHGEEKIHAHAGKGITHHLPLVVLLVLSTFVGAMIVPPLRGVLPETTELAHGSVLTLEIISGVVAIAGILIAAFLWLGKRTLVTSLANSAPGRFFGTWWFNAWGFDWLYDMIFVKPFLGIAWLLRRDPLNALMNIPAVLSRFAGRGLLVSENGYLRWYVASMSIGAVVVLGLLLVLR; translated from the coding sequence ATGAACCTTCTCTGGTTAACCATTGTTCTGCCATTGATTGGCTTTTTACTGTTGGCATTTTCCCGCGGTCGTTGGTCAGAAAACCTGTCCGCTACCATCGGGATGGGCTCTGTAGGTCTGGCGGCGGTTGTTACCGCCATTGCCGGGGTTGATTTCTTTAACAACGGACAGCAGGCGTTCACTCAGCCGCTGTGGACCTGGATGGCGGTCGGTGATTTTAACATCGGCTTCAACCTGGTGCTGGACGGCCTCTCCCTGACCATGCTTTCTGTGGTTACCGGCGTCGGCTTCCTGATCCACATGTTCGCTTCCTGGTACATGCGCGGTGAAGAGGGTTACTCCCGCTTCTTCGCCTACACCAACCTGTTCATCGCCAGCATGGTGGTTCTGGTCCTTGCCGACAACCTGCTGTTGATGTACCTCGGTTGGGAAGGCGTGGGCCTCTGTTCTTACCTGCTGATCGGCTTCTACTACACCGATCCGAAGAACAATGCGGCGGCAATGAAAGCGTTCGTGGTCACCCGCGTAGGGGACGTGTTCCTGGCCTTCGGCCTGTTCATCCTTTACAACGAACTGGGTACGCTGAACTTCCGCGAAATGGTTGAGCTGGCGCCGCAGCACTTCGCTGCCGGTAACCAGATGCTGACCTGGGCAACCCTGATGCTGTTAGGTGGTGCGGTTGGTAAATCTGCACAGCTGCCGCTGCAAACATGGCTTGCGGATGCGATGGCGGGTCCAACTCCGGTTTCTGCGCTGATTCACGCGGCCACCATGGTTACCGCGGGCGTCTACCTGATTGCCCGTACCCATGGTCTGTTCCTGATGACCCCGGAAATTCTGCATCTGGTGGGTATCGTAGGTGCGATCACGCTGGTGCTGGCAGGCTTTGCCGCGCTGGTACAGACCGACATTAAACGCGTACTTGCTTACTCAACAATGAGCCAGATTGGCTACATGTTCCTGGCGCTGGGCGTGCAGGCGTGGGATGCGGCAATTTTCCACCTGATGACTCACGCGTTCTTTAAAGCGCTGTTGTTCCTGTCATCCGGTTCGGTGATTCTGGCGTGTCATCACGAACAAAATATCTTCAAGATGGGTGGTCTGCGTAAGTCCATTCCGCTGGTGTATGTCTGCTTCCTGGTTGGGGGTGCGGCGCTGTCCGCTCTGCCGCTGATTACCGCAGGCTTCTTCAGTAAAGATGAAATTCTTGCTGGTGCGATGGCGAACGGCCACATCAACCTGATGGTTGCGGGCCTGGTCGGGGCGTTTATGACCTCGCTCTACACCTTCCGCATGATTTTCATTACGTTCCACGGTGAAGAAAAAATTCACGCTCATGCAGGGAAGGGGATTACCCACCACCTGCCGCTGGTTGTTCTGCTGGTGCTGTCCACCTTCGTTGGCGCAATGATTGTGCCACCGCTGCGCGGCGTACTGCCGGAAACCACTGAACTTGCGCACGGCAGCGTGCTGACCCTGGAGATTATCTCCGGCGTCGTCGCCATTGCCGGTATCCTGATTGCCGCCTTCCTGTGGCTGGGCAAACGTACTCTGGTGACGTCGCTTGCGAACAGTGCACCGGGGCGTTTCTTCGGTACCTGGTGGTTCAATGCCTGGGGCTTCGACTGGCTGTACGACATGATTTTCGTCAAGCCGTTCCTCGGTATTGCGTGGCTACTGCGCCGTGACCCGCTGAATGCCTTGATGAACATTCCGGCAGTTCTCTCCCGCTTCGCTGGCCGCGGCCTGCTGGTGAGCGAGAACGGTTATCTGCGCTGGTATGTTGCGTCCATGAGTATCGGTGCCGTTGTAGTTCTCGGCCTGCTGCTGGTTCTGCGTTAA